The following are from one region of the Sorghum bicolor cultivar BTx623 chromosome 2, Sorghum_bicolor_NCBIv3, whole genome shotgun sequence genome:
- the LOC8059551 gene encoding thioredoxin H1 — translation MAGTVIACHTKEEFDAHMAKAYEAGKLVVIDFMSPTCGACQEIAPVFAECAKEYPTKGVFLMVDIFELKEVAHSYCIQAAPTFVFIMDDLTLESFVGASPDKLRNTVKEFIDNTSAASASSSA, via the exons ATGGCGGGCACCGTGATCGCGTGCCACACCAAGGAGGAGTTCGACGCCCACATGGCCAAGGCCTACGAGGCCGGCAAGCTG GTGGTGATCGACTTCATGTCCCCAACCTGCGGTGCTTGCCAAGAGATAGCCCCCGTGTTCGCGGAGTGTGCCAAGGAGTACCCTACTAAAGGTGTCTTCCTCATGGTCGACATTTTCGAACTCAAG GAAGTTGCTCATAGCTACTGCATCCAGGCGGCGCCGACCTTCGTCTTCATCATGGACGATCTGACGCTGGAGAGCTTTGTTGGTGCCTCTCCGGATAAGCTCCGTAACACCGTCAAGGAGTTCATCGACAACACTTCTGCAGCCTCTGCGTCGTCCTCTGCCTAA
- the LOC8075022 gene encoding anthranilate O-methyltransferase 2, producing MTMFPTSSLLACSYSPLCPRRVCTPCLTSPSSILFLRGSGSAALAMLASMLSHGRAPPQAIMSVERDLHMATGDGENSYAINSIFQRKTVMETWPELHKAVREALKSLSTIGIGTGSTTTMVAADLGCSSGPNTLLVVSEVMNTIGAHVVQEEPADNYGSRAVMEVQFFLNDLPGNDFNLVFRSLDQHQHQQRRLQGHGLMAAVEEKQAAVPCYIAGLPGSMYTRILPCQSVHLFHSSHCLIWRSKIPEDLSNGTHVNADNIYIGKTTPKVVVDLFQEQFEKDFELFLSLRHKELVSGGSMVLTFAGRKPEEMPMQGGVARVWEVLSQALEYLVHKGRVENKKLSSFNMPYYAPSLDEVTQLIKQNDLFDIEDTRLFESNWDAYDDSDGDVVLNCSGSAENIAKIIRAGIEPLIMNHFGEDIIEELFMVYASILAKNLEKGKAMCPVIVVMLKKSEL from the exons ATGACAATGTTTCCCACAAGCTCACTGTTAGCTTGCTCCTACTCCCCACTATGCCCAAGGCGAGTCTGCACTCCATGCCTCACCTCACCGTCGTCCATCCTCTTCCTCCGTGGCTCGGGCTCCGCCGCCCTTGCCATGCTGGCCTCCATGCTCTCCCACGGCCGCGCTCCGCCGCAGGCCATCATGTCCGTGGAAAGGGACTTGCACATGGCAACCGGCGATGGAGAGAACAGCTACGCTATCAATTCCATCTTCCAA AGGAAGACGGTAATGGAGACATGGCCCGAGCTCCACAAGGCCGTCAGAGAGGCGCTCAAGTCGCTGTCGACCATTGGGATTGGGACTGGGAGCACGACGACGATGGTGGCTGCTGACCTCGGATGCTCGTCGGGGCCGAACACGCTGCTCGTCGTCTCCGAGGTGATGAACACGATCGGCGCCCATGTCGTCCAGGAAGAACCGGCAGATAACTATGGCAGCCGCGCCGTCATGGAGGTGCAGTTCTTTCTGAATGATCTGCCGGGCAACGACTTCAACCTTGTGTTCCGGTCGCTCGatcagcaccagcaccagcagcgGCGGCTCCAAGGCCATGGCCTGATGGCCGCTGTGGAGGAGAAGCAGGCAGCGGTCCCTTGCTATATCGCCGGACTGCCTGGATCCATGTACACAAGGATTTTGCCCTGCCAGAGCGTCCATCTGTTCCACTCATCCCACTGCCTCATATGGCGTTCCAAg ATCCCTGAAGATCTCTCAAACGGAACTCATGTGAATGCTGACAACATCTACATTGGGAAGACTACTCCAAAAGTTGTGGTAGACCTGTTCCAGGAACAATTTGAAAAGGACTTTGAATTGTTCTTGTCACTACGACACAAAGAACTTGTATCAGGTGGTAGCATGGTACTAACATTTGCTGGCCGGAAGCCGGAAGAGATGCCAATGCAAGGGGGCGTGGCACGCGTTTGGGAAGTTCTTTCCCAAGCGCTCGAATACCTAGTCCACAAG GGCCGTGTGGAGAACAAGAAACTAAGCTCCTTCAACATGCCATACTACGCACCATCACTAGATGAGGTGACACAATTGATTAAGCAGAATGATCTATTCGACATTGAAGACACGAGACTCTTTGAGTCAAACTGGGATGCCTACGATGATTCAGATGGCGATGTTGTTCTCAATTGTTCCGGCAGTGCTGAAAACATAGCTAAGATTATAAGGGCTGGTATTGAGCCACTGATCATGAATCATTTTGGTGAGGATATCATTGAGGAACTGTTCATGGTGTATGCCTCCATCCTTGCAAAGAACCTCGAGAAAGGGAAGGCCATGTGCCCTGTCATTGTGGTCATGTTGAAGAAGTCCGAACTTTGA